A window from Candidatus Paceibacterota bacterium encodes these proteins:
- a CDS encoding tyrosine-type recombinase/integrase — protein sequence MLFKDAIDEFTNWRTFKINGTTTRGNDKDLRLFCLFLRNPQIEDITLNNMMEYLNLMKEIGWSHNSFVSKCMAYKKFFEFCNLRGWRVLNENLIPIPQKEYKIPRVATQEEYKKLLSVIPQNTDPRNVRNEAIVRLLWDTGARNGEIMALDMDDLDLVNNKALIKTEKAKTRRPLREIFWTEETSKAIQKWIERRERFKRGNVLRDPNALFISIHNSGANKTRGYRFKQSGVCEMLRGYSNKAGLEKNMNAHSMRHYMGRNIIEKGGSNSDVTNILGHSCIESSMVYTMMYGKQAEQRYRKFRGK from the coding sequence ATGCTATTCAAAGATGCTATAGATGAATTTACAAATTGGCGCACGTTTAAGATAAACGGTACCACTACCAGAGGCAATGACAAAGACCTTCGTCTTTTTTGCCTATTTTTGCGTAACCCACAGATTGAAGACATCACGTTAAATAACATGATGGAATATTTGAATTTAATGAAAGAGATCGGATGGTCGCATAATAGCTTCGTTTCAAAATGCATGGCATACAAGAAATTCTTCGAATTCTGTAACCTCAGAGGTTGGAGGGTCCTCAACGAAAACTTGATACCTATTCCTCAGAAGGAATACAAGATACCTCGAGTTGCGACTCAGGAGGAGTACAAAAAATTGCTCAGTGTCATTCCTCAGAATACTGATCCTAGAAATGTAAGAAACGAAGCAATTGTGAGATTGCTCTGGGATACCGGTGCTAGAAACGGAGAAATTATGGCACTTGATATGGATGACTTGGATCTTGTAAACAACAAAGCACTTATTAAAACTGAAAAGGCAAAAACTCGTAGACCATTACGAGAAATTTTCTGGACTGAAGAAACCAGCAAGGCGATTCAGAAATGGATTGAAAGACGAGAAAGATTCAAGCGTGGAAATGTCCTGCGTGATCCTAATGCATTATTTATATCAATCCATAACTCTGGTGCAAACAAAACTAGGGGATACAGATTCAAACAAAGCGGTGTTTGTGAAATGCTTCGAGGCTATTCCAATAAAGCAGGTCTTGAAAAGAATATGAATGCTCACTCAATGAGACATTACATGGGTAGAAATATTATAGAAAAGGGAGGATCGAACTCTGACGTCACAAATATTCTCGGTCACTCCTGTATTGAGAGCTCAATGGTTTACACAATGATGTATGGAAAACAGGCTGAACAAAGATATCGTAAATTTAGAGGAAAATAG
- a CDS encoding YerC/YecD family TrpR-related protein, with amino-acid sequence MTDEEKNGIWSELEQKSPDLLKVFLSLKNEDELKAFFRDLMSERDLREFAMRWEVAKKLDAGVPFSQIQEESGESPVTITKINRWLKEGCGGYKMMIDRMKGEQK; translated from the coding sequence ATGACAGATGAAGAAAAAAATGGAATATGGTCTGAGTTAGAGCAAAAGTCTCCAGACTTGCTCAAGGTGTTTTTGTCGCTCAAGAATGAAGACGAGCTCAAGGCTTTTTTCAGAGATCTTATGAGTGAAAGAGATCTTCGTGAATTTGCTATGCGTTGGGAGGTTGCAAAGAAACTAGATGCAGGTGTTCCATTTTCTCAAATACAAGAAGAATCAGGTGAGTCTCCAGTAACGATCACAAAAATTAATCGTTGGCTGAAAGAAGGTTGTGGAGGCTACAAAATGATGATCGACAGAATGAAAGGTGAGCAAAAATAA
- a CDS encoding ThiF family adenylyltransferase, protein MAAAKNKPTSEPDYWRQLDIFAPSNFKKPITVIGVGATGSYIVWLLAKMGCKDITVYDFDEVENHNLPNQVFGLADVGKKKVDALAKAVEAGTGIKIKAVSKKFTKGSLKGIVFVLTDTMESRKTIWESSVRYQLKVDLMIETRMEAEGGRIYAIKPAMPNQIAAYEKTLYSDAEAEESPCTRRAIAPTVATLAGMAVFTMINFANNKKFANEAIVSLSPLIVLSKNY, encoded by the coding sequence ATGGCGGCCGCAAAAAATAAGCCGACAAGCGAACCTGACTACTGGCGACAGCTCGACATCTTCGCCCCGTCAAACTTCAAGAAACCAATCACGGTGATCGGCGTCGGTGCAACCGGCTCCTACATCGTCTGGCTCTTGGCCAAGATGGGGTGCAAAGACATCACGGTCTATGACTTCGATGAGGTGGAGAATCACAATCTGCCAAATCAGGTCTTCGGACTTGCGGATGTCGGAAAAAAGAAGGTCGACGCGCTGGCTAAGGCGGTCGAAGCCGGCACCGGCATCAAGATCAAAGCGGTCTCCAAGAAGTTTACAAAGGGATCGCTGAAAGGAATCGTTTTCGTGCTCACCGACACAATGGAGAGCCGCAAGACGATCTGGGAATCGTCTGTCCGCTATCAGCTCAAGGTTGACTTGATGATTGAGACACGGATGGAAGCCGAAGGCGGTCGCATTTATGCGATCAAACCAGCAATGCCAAATCAGATTGCGGCGTATGAAAAAACGTTGTATTCTGATGCTGAGGCGGAAGAAAGCCCCTGCACGAGGCGAGCAATCGCTCCGACAGTGGCAACTCTCGCTGGCATGGCGGTGTTCACAATGATCAACTTTGCGAATAACAAAAAGTTCGCGAACGAGGCGATCGTTTCGCTCTCGCCGCTGATCGTTCTCAGCAAGAACTACTAA
- a CDS encoding endonuclease NucS domain-containing protein, whose translation MPIFKINQRKANQLSLKRDGFGNEFELRDFFAENLEEILGVRFLAKEYQTTDGRIDTLGIDENDSPVIIEYKWKENEEVLAQGLFYLNWLLKNKKHFELLVKDRLGDKGHVSWDQPRVILIAQGFDRYIKAAVQTMSNVELKTYTLYDGDVLHVEPQYSPMPEKTNGKKAQSIETGKEEYNLSYHTGITTPEMQKKFNEIRDLILKLASVEEKLGQKTGITYRTTKSFTRFEFRKTWIQVLLRDPKYPSDEQKMVKDITSNEWGYSGMVKFDIDTDVNYLFDLIKESYNSTL comes from the coding sequence ATGCCGATATTTAAGATAAATCAAAGAAAGGCGAACCAACTCAGTCTTAAACGTGATGGTTTTGGAAATGAATTTGAACTTCGTGATTTTTTTGCTGAAAATTTGGAGGAAATTCTCGGGGTAAGATTTCTTGCAAAGGAATACCAAACTACTGACGGAAGGATTGATACACTTGGTATTGATGAAAACGATTCTCCGGTCATTATCGAATATAAATGGAAAGAGAACGAAGAAGTGCTAGCTCAGGGTTTGTTTTACTTGAACTGGTTACTTAAAAATAAGAAGCATTTTGAACTTCTGGTAAAAGATCGTCTTGGTGATAAAGGTCATGTGAGCTGGGATCAGCCGCGTGTGATTTTAATTGCTCAGGGATTTGATAGATATATAAAAGCTGCGGTCCAGACAATGTCTAATGTTGAATTGAAAACCTATACTTTATACGATGGAGACGTGCTACATGTAGAACCTCAGTATAGTCCTATGCCAGAGAAGACAAATGGGAAGAAAGCTCAATCTATTGAAACGGGAAAAGAAGAATACAATCTTTCCTATCACACTGGAATCACGACTCCGGAAATGCAGAAAAAGTTTAACGAAATCCGTGATTTGATTCTGAAATTGGCGTCTGTTGAGGAAAAACTCGGACAAAAGACTGGTATTACTTACCGCACCACAAAAAGCTTCACGAGATTTGAGTTTAGAAAGACTTGGATTCAGGTGCTACTTAGAGATCCAAAATATCCGAGCGATGAGCAGAAGATGGTCAAAGATATAACTAGCAATGAATGGGGATATAGTGGGATGGTAAAATTTGATATCGATACTGACGTAAATTATCTTTTTGATTTAATTAAGGAATCCTATAATTCGACATTGTAA
- a CDS encoding DUF2326 domain-containing protein, whose translation MITIRRLSFEPKEFNKKELKSIEFDRGLNFIVGEKSENIENKKEREKMNGVGKSLLIEAINYCFLKRADESRITKIPDISLNPKIYICLDIEVESKNRIRKVTIKRNRVENDPIIIVVDDDEKTFDKLEEAKKYLSYLLLDDTNPDKPSFRSLLSILIREEDSLYSDILKPHRSSSVSSFEDLLKPHFYLFQINLDIIEKIKKVSQDLKNVSKTTADLRQDFRNAGIEVKEVASHINELKDSIEKLNLAIEELHPSEGMVQLKDRLNDLQIQLEKLVTTKASKEYLVKKIKSLPQLEKINTKQVQIIYNHFKTGLGDMVQKSFDQVVEFKKQVDDFQNTLMGEKLKELNVEITAVDEQISRIDNEIAKIYSKTEAKEVINGIKEAVKLEREKNMELEKLSQTYEILQAKISQQKSLKKKKEGLIEELEQTIFKIQSTVSAFEDDLKKMHDYIAGNKHCQFQINVNESSASFVEFDYRIKLDGSSGINRIKTFIYDTLLMVNKITSERHPKFLIHDNIFASTGRDDMVRSLNYLFNLSKKHQFQYILTINKDEFESIQKDFEFDIEKVKKAEFTRAKPFLGFEYSEL comes from the coding sequence ATGATTACAATTCGACGATTATCATTTGAGCCAAAAGAATTCAACAAAAAGGAACTTAAATCCATAGAATTTGACCGTGGCTTGAATTTTATTGTTGGAGAAAAATCTGAGAACATAGAAAATAAAAAAGAACGAGAAAAGATGAATGGTGTGGGTAAATCATTGCTTATCGAGGCTATAAATTATTGTTTTCTTAAAAGGGCAGATGAAAGTAGAATCACAAAAATACCTGATATTAGTCTCAATCCAAAAATATACATATGCTTAGATATAGAAGTTGAGTCTAAAAATCGAATCAGAAAAGTTACAATCAAACGCAATCGAGTCGAGAATGATCCAATTATTATTGTTGTCGACGATGATGAAAAAACCTTTGATAAACTTGAAGAAGCAAAGAAATATTTGTCGTACCTCCTTCTTGATGACACCAATCCTGATAAGCCATCCTTCAGGAGCCTGCTATCAATTCTCATAAGAGAAGAAGACAGCCTATATAGCGATATCTTGAAGCCACACCGGAGCTCTTCAGTCAGTTCCTTTGAGGATTTACTAAAGCCACATTTTTATCTTTTTCAAATCAATTTAGATATTATCGAAAAAATAAAAAAGGTTTCCCAAGATCTAAAAAATGTATCTAAAACTACTGCAGATTTGAGGCAGGACTTTAGAAATGCTGGAATTGAGGTAAAAGAGGTTGCTTCTCACATAAATGAGCTGAAGGACAGTATAGAAAAGCTTAATTTGGCCATCGAAGAGTTACATCCATCAGAGGGGATGGTGCAACTGAAAGATCGCCTTAACGATCTTCAAATTCAGCTTGAAAAGTTAGTGACTACAAAAGCAAGCAAGGAATATCTAGTAAAAAAGATAAAATCTCTTCCACAGCTTGAGAAAATAAATACAAAACAGGTTCAAATCATATACAATCATTTTAAGACCGGGCTTGGTGATATGGTTCAGAAGTCATTCGATCAGGTTGTTGAATTTAAAAAACAAGTCGACGATTTCCAGAATACGCTAATGGGTGAAAAACTTAAGGAGCTTAATGTTGAGATTACTGCAGTCGATGAACAAATTTCAAGAATTGATAATGAAATAGCAAAAATCTACTCCAAGACGGAAGCAAAAGAAGTCATAAATGGCATTAAAGAAGCCGTTAAACTTGAGCGAGAAAAAAACATGGAGCTTGAGAAGCTTTCCCAAACATATGAAATATTGCAGGCTAAAATATCCCAACAGAAGTCCCTTAAAAAGAAGAAGGAAGGTTTAATTGAAGAACTCGAGCAGACAATCTTTAAAATACAATCTACAGTATCTGCATTCGAAGATGATTTAAAGAAAATGCATGACTATATAGCGGGGAACAAGCACTGTCAGTTTCAAATTAATGTTAACGAATCTTCTGCTAGTTTTGTTGAATTTGATTATAGAATCAAATTGGATGGAAGCTCCGGTATTAATCGGATAAAAACATTCATATACGACACATTGCTAATGGTAAATAAAATCACTTCTGAGAGACACCCTAAATTTCTCATACATGACAATATTTTTGCATCTACTGGTCGCGATGATATGGTTCGTTCTCTCAATTATCTTTTCAACCTTTCAAAAAAACATCAATTCCAATACATCCTAACTATTAATAAGGATGAATTTGAAAGCATTCAAAAAGATTTTGAATTTGATATAGAAAAAGTTAAGAAGGCTGAGTTTACAAGAGCAAAGCCTTTCCTCGGCTTCGAGTATTCAGAGCTATAA